Proteins encoded in a region of the Triticum dicoccoides isolate Atlit2015 ecotype Zavitan chromosome 3A, WEW_v2.0, whole genome shotgun sequence genome:
- the LOC119270997 gene encoding expansin-A23-like gives MAPGRVVVVMLLAVSSALLSVATDTTIVPSPQPLLWQKAHATFYGGADASDTMGGACGYGNLFSEGYGTRTAALSTVLFNDGAACGQCYKIACDRKRADPVFCKPGVTVTVKATNFCPPNDALPNDNGGWCNTPRPHFDMAQPAWEKIGVYKGGIIPVMYQRVPCVKRGGVRFKINGHDYFNLVLVSNVAAAGSINSMDVKSSDSEDWMPMARNWGANWHSLANLTGKMLSFRLTNTDGHLLVFNDVVPKGWTFGQTFVSKLQF, from the exons ATGGCTCCAGGTCGAGTTGTTGTGGTGATGCTGCTGGCGGTCAGCAGTGCGCTGTTGTCTGTGGCCACGGACACCACAATTGTGCCATCCCCGCAACCGCTCCTCTGGCAGAAGGCGCATGCGACATTCTACGGTGGCGCTGACGCCTCCGACACAATGG GTGGTGCGTGCGGGTATGGCAACCTCTTCTCGGAAGGATACGGGACACGCACGGCGGCTCTGAGCACCGTGCTGTTCAATGATGGCGCCGCGTGCGGGCAGTGCTACAAGATCGCATGCGATCGCAAGCGTGCGGACCCGGTGTTTTGCAAGCCTGGCGTGACAGTGACCGTCAAGGCCACGAACTTCTGCCCTCCCAACGATGCTCTCCCCAATGATAACGGCGGCTGGTGCAACACGCCAAGGCCGCACTTCGACATGGCCCAGCCAGCCTGGGAAAAGATTGGTGTTTATAAAGGTGGCATCATCCCTGTTATGTACCAAAG AGTTCCGTGCGTGAAGCGGGGTGGCGTGAGATTCAAAATCAATGGTCATGATTACTTCAATCTTGTGCTTGTGAGCAATGTTGCCGCAGCAGGCTCGATCAATTCCATGGATGTCAAGAGCTCCGACTCTGAAGACTGGATGCCAATGGCACGCAATTGGGGCGCTAACTGGCACTCGCTGGCGAACCTCACAGGAAAGATGCTCTCCTTCAGACTAACCAACACTGATGGACACTTGCTTGTGTTCAACGACGTTGTGCCAAAGGGATGGACATTTGGGCAAACATTTGTTAGCAAATTGCAATTCTAG